One genomic window of Solanum dulcamara chromosome 10, daSolDulc1.2, whole genome shotgun sequence includes the following:
- the LOC129871027 gene encoding uncharacterized protein LOC129871027, with the protein MAKERTKTSEDKNGAPSKSQHKSKSKREDESESESEPEREVRKHKRSRSRSSRRRSRDDYEDSDSSSSGEDSFSDSEDSYSDSESSSSEYSDSEEERRRRKRRERKRREEKEKEKKRKLRKEKEKKKRRKKEKEKKERKKKKKEKGKTGAVTNSWGKYGIIKETDMWNKRPEFTAWLAEIKKVNLESLPNWEEKQMFKQFMEDHNTATFPSKKYYNLDAYYRRKIEKECRRGVKKVVDDERTVFNDEEQRRQELMREREKHKQEQVEALKCEMQSGMAQAMKEQAQLREEMAYQYKLGNFEAAAAIQRRLDPDLPT; encoded by the exons ATGGCAAAAGAGCGAACAAAAACTTCAGAAGACAAAAATGGAGCTCCATCTAAGAGCCAACACAAATCAAAATCCAAAAGAGAAGATGAATCTGAATCCGAATCCGAACCGGAACGAGAAGTGAGAAAACACAAGAGAAGTCGAAGTCGAAGTTCTAGGAGAAGATCGCGGGATGATTATGAAGATTCAGATTCTTCATCATCCGGCGAAGATTCGTTTTCGGACTCTGAAGACTCGTATTCGGATTCGGAGTCGAGTAGTTCGGAGTATTCGGATTCGGAAGAGGAGAGGAGGCGTAGAAAGAGGAGagagaggaagagaagagaggaaaaagagaaggagaagaaacGAAAGCTGAGgaaagagaaggagaagaagaagaggaggaagaaggagaaagagaaaaaggagagaaagaagaaaaagaaagagaagggGAAAACTGGCGCTGTTACAAACTCTTGGGGCAAATATGGAATTATCAAGGAAACTGATATGTG GAACAAACGGCCAGAGTTTACCGCATGGTTAGCAGAAATAAAAAAG GTGAATCTGGAAAGCCTGCCAAATTGGGAAGAGAAGCAAATGTTCAAGCA ATTCATGGAGGATCATAACACCGCAACCTTCCCTTCTAAAAA ATATTATAACCTAGACGCCTATTACAGGCGTAAAATTGAAAAGGAATGCAGAAGAGGTGTCAAGAAGGTCGTGGATGATGAACGTACTGTCTTCAATGATGAAGAACAGCGCAG GCAAGAATTGATGCGAGAACGTGAGAAGCACAAGCAAGAACAGGTGGAAGCATTGAAGTGCGAGATGCAGAGTGGAATG GCGCAAGCAATGAAAGAACAAGCTCAATTAAGAGAAGAGATGGCTTATCAATACAAGCTTGGTAACTTTGAG GCTGCAGCTGCTATTCAAAGACGTTTGGACCCTGATCTTCCTACGTAG
- the LOC129871224 gene encoding E3 ubiquitin-protein ligase RMA3-like isoform X1 → MLECFNPITNPDLMTIIRVGSDEDISVDKRNSVPFPTATSENETSCFDCNICLDSAHDPVVTLCGHLYCWSCIYKWLQVERSGGPGSVEKSKCPVCKAHISNSSLVPLYGRGISSLESEPKKAEVDVDIPHRPRAIGTITPRNSVSPIPRIHQRLRQTSLYPPRPSTFQHHQQYLPQALGSYAAMAPSSFGSTAMTSLFSPVVGVFGEMFSSRMFGIAYPHPRSYLIRGHSGLRMRREEIQVDKFLNRLSIFLFCCFILCLLLF, encoded by the exons ATGTTGGAGTGTTTTAACCCAATTACTAATCCag ATTTAATGACTATCATCCGCGTTGGGTCTGATGAAGATATTTCTGTTGATAAGAGAAACTCAGTTCCTTTTCCAACAGCAACCTCTGAAAATGAAACTTCCTGTTTTGATTGCAACATTTGCCTTGACTCAGCACATGATCCTGTAGTCACCCTCTGCGGTCACCTCTACTGCTGGTCTTGTATTTACAAGTGGCTCCAGGTTGAGAGGTCTGGTGGACCAGGATCAGTAGAAAAATCTAAATGTCCGGTCTGTAAAGCTCACATTTCAAACTCCTCGTTGGTGCCTCTCTATGGTCGTGGGATATCATCATTGGAGTCTGAACCCAAAAAGGCTGAGGTAGATGTGGACATACCTCATAGGCCTCGAGCGATTGGGACAATCACACCGCGTAATTCAGTGTCTCCAATTCCTCGCATACATCAGCGACTTCGTCAAACTTCTCTCTACCCTCCACGACCCTCCACATTTCAACATCACCAACAATACTTGCCCCAAGCCCTTGGTAGCTATGCAGCTATGGCTCCATCTAGCTTTGGGAGCACCGCAATGACCAGTTTGTTCAGCCCAGTGGTTGGTGTGTTTGGAGAAATGTTTTCTTCAAGAATGTTTGGAATTGCTTATCCTCATCCTAGATCTTACCTCATCCGAGGACACAGTGGTCTTAGAATGAGAAGGGAAGAAATCCAGGTGGACAAATTTCTTAACAGATTGTCCATCTTTCTTTTCTGCTGCTTCATCTTGTGCCTACTCCTGTTTTGA
- the LOC129871224 gene encoding E3 ubiquitin-protein ligase RMA3-like isoform X2, with protein MTIIRVGSDEDISVDKRNSVPFPTATSENETSCFDCNICLDSAHDPVVTLCGHLYCWSCIYKWLQVERSGGPGSVEKSKCPVCKAHISNSSLVPLYGRGISSLESEPKKAEVDVDIPHRPRAIGTITPRNSVSPIPRIHQRLRQTSLYPPRPSTFQHHQQYLPQALGSYAAMAPSSFGSTAMTSLFSPVVGVFGEMFSSRMFGIAYPHPRSYLIRGHSGLRMRREEIQVDKFLNRLSIFLFCCFILCLLLF; from the coding sequence ATGACTATCATCCGCGTTGGGTCTGATGAAGATATTTCTGTTGATAAGAGAAACTCAGTTCCTTTTCCAACAGCAACCTCTGAAAATGAAACTTCCTGTTTTGATTGCAACATTTGCCTTGACTCAGCACATGATCCTGTAGTCACCCTCTGCGGTCACCTCTACTGCTGGTCTTGTATTTACAAGTGGCTCCAGGTTGAGAGGTCTGGTGGACCAGGATCAGTAGAAAAATCTAAATGTCCGGTCTGTAAAGCTCACATTTCAAACTCCTCGTTGGTGCCTCTCTATGGTCGTGGGATATCATCATTGGAGTCTGAACCCAAAAAGGCTGAGGTAGATGTGGACATACCTCATAGGCCTCGAGCGATTGGGACAATCACACCGCGTAATTCAGTGTCTCCAATTCCTCGCATACATCAGCGACTTCGTCAAACTTCTCTCTACCCTCCACGACCCTCCACATTTCAACATCACCAACAATACTTGCCCCAAGCCCTTGGTAGCTATGCAGCTATGGCTCCATCTAGCTTTGGGAGCACCGCAATGACCAGTTTGTTCAGCCCAGTGGTTGGTGTGTTTGGAGAAATGTTTTCTTCAAGAATGTTTGGAATTGCTTATCCTCATCCTAGATCTTACCTCATCCGAGGACACAGTGGTCTTAGAATGAGAAGGGAAGAAATCCAGGTGGACAAATTTCTTAACAGATTGTCCATCTTTCTTTTCTGCTGCTTCATCTTGTGCCTACTCCTGTTTTGA